The following are encoded together in the Scomber japonicus isolate fScoJap1 chromosome 20, fScoJap1.pri, whole genome shotgun sequence genome:
- the si:ch211-141o9.10 gene encoding probable endonuclease 4, translating to MGPRKRDARKRKTEDALGGEEDCEERGDSRKRKQRENKKYIGAHVGIQGGIWKAVHSCTEMGGSSFALFLGSQRSWKRPALDHTAAAKFREQCSLHEFDPAHILPHGSYLMNCGSPKEDVFEKSQALLVDELSRCSLLGLNLYNFHPGSSLGSITTEQCIGKIAGAINHAHQQTPAVVTVLENMSGQGSTVGGKFSELKSIIDKVGDKTRVGVCLDTCHAFAAGYDLAAEGGVKAMLDEFDLQVGLHYLKAIHLNDSKGKLGCNLDRHEDIGKGNIGISAFRDIVNEPRLDNIPLILETPERPGFEYAEQIELLYSLCEKN from the exons ATGGGTCCGAGGAAGAGAGATGCAAGGAAAAGGAAAACTGAGGATGCTTTGGGGGGAGAGGAGGactgtgaggagagaggagacagcaggaagaggaagcagcgtgaaaataagaaatacattGGGGCTCATGTTGGCATTCAAG GTGGGATATGGAAGGCGGTGCACTCCTGCACTGAGATGGGTGGAAGCTCCTTCGCCCTGTTTCTTGGCTCCCAGCGGTCTTGGAAGAGGCCCGCTCTGGACCACACAGCTGCAGCCAAGTTTCGAGAACAATGTTCCCTACATGAGTTTGACCCAGCTCACATCCTGCCTCATGGGTCCTACCTGATGAACTGTGGATCTCCTAAAGAGG ACGTGTTTGAGAAGAGCCAGGCCCTGCTGGTGGATGAGCTCAGCCGCTGCAGCCTCCTGGGCCTCAACCTCTACAACTTCCACCCTGGCTCCTCCCTGGGCTCCATCACCACTGAACAGTGTATTGGCAAGATAGCAGGAGCCATTAACCACGCTCACCAGCAAACACCTGCTGTAGTCACAG TGTTGGAGAACATGAGCGGTCAGGGCAGTACGGTCGGGGGTAAATTCTCCGAGCTGAAGAGCATCATAGACAAAGTGGGAGATAAGACCAGAGTTGGAGTGTGTCTGGATACCTGCCACGCCTTCGCAGCAG gATACGACCTGGCTGCAGAGGGAGGGGTGAAAGCCATGCTCGATGAATTTGATCTGCAAGTGGGGCTCCACTATCTTAAAGCAATCCATCTCAATGACTCCAAAG gtaaaCTGGGCTGCAACCTCGATCGCCATGAAGATATTGGTAAAGGCAACATTGGAATCTCTGCTTTCCGAGACATTGTCAATGAGCCCAGATTGGACAACATCCCTCTCATCCTGGAGACACCAGAACG ACCAGGATTCGAGTATGCTGAGCAGATCGAACTTCTCTATTCCCTCTGTGAGAAAAATTAG